The Sulfurimonas sp. HSL-1716 sequence TAAATATTGCACAAGGATTTTTATGTTTGTAGACAGCGTAGAGCTTTCGGTCTCTTCTGGTAAAGGTGGAGCAGGATGTGCTTCATTCCGTCGTGAAAAATTTGTTGTAAACGGCGGGCCGAATGGCGGTGACGGCGGAAAAGGCGGTGATATCTGGTTTAAGTGCGACAATAATACCCATACGCTTTCTCATTTTCAAAAAAATATGCATATAAAAGCCGATAACGGCGCGCCGGGTGCACCTAGAAACATGACGGGAAAATCCGGAGAAAAAAAAGTTATCATCGTTCCTCCCGGTACCCAGATCATAGACAAAGAGAGCGGAGAGGTTCTGTTTGATATGCTTGAAAACGGGCAGGAAGTGATGTTCTTAGAAGGTGGAAAAGGCGGTCTTGGAAATACCCATTTCAAATCATCGACAAACCAAAGACCTACGTATTGCCAGCCGGGTGAAGCGGGACAGACGCAGAGGATAAAATTAGATCTGAAACTGATTGCCGACGTCGGTCTTGTAGGTTTTCCCAATGTCGGAAAATCCACACTGATCTCGACCGTTTCAAATGCACGTCCCGAGATAGCAAACTATGAGTTTACGACACTTACACCAAAACTCGGACAGGTCAATATCGGTGATTTTGAATCGTTTATCATGGCCGATATCCCTGGAATCATCGGCGGTGCAAGCGAAGGAAAAGGACTCGGCATCCAATTTTTACGTCATATAGAGAGAACGAAAACCCTTTTGTTCATGATAGACCTTGCTTCATATAGAGATCTCAAAGAACAGTTCGAGACTTTAAAAAGCGAAGTGGCATCATTTTCCGGCATACTCGCCAACAGCAAGTATGCCGTAGCACTTACAAGAGTAGATATTATCGCTCAAGAAGATGTCAATGATCTGGTAAATGGCTTTTTAGATCTCTTAGGGCTTCAGGCGAATGAACAAAGTGATTTTGATTTTGACGAATTGATTCCGTATTACATCCAGAAAACAGCCGATGAGACACTGGGTTACGATAGAACCAAACCCTATTTTGTAGCTCCTATCTCTTCTGCAACAAGTAAGAATATAGAAGCGTTGAAATATGCGCTGTTCAATTTAGTTCATACCGACAGAAAGCAATGAAACGTATAGTCATAAAAGTCGGAACGGCCGTCTTGACGCAGGATTCACATATCGCCGAAGACAGGCTTGCAAATATTGTAAAACTGCTGATCGATCTGAAAAAAAGATATGAAGTCGTTCTTGTT is a genomic window containing:
- the obgE gene encoding GTPase ObgE, which encodes MFVDSVELSVSSGKGGAGCASFRREKFVVNGGPNGGDGGKGGDIWFKCDNNTHTLSHFQKNMHIKADNGAPGAPRNMTGKSGEKKVIIVPPGTQIIDKESGEVLFDMLENGQEVMFLEGGKGGLGNTHFKSSTNQRPTYCQPGEAGQTQRIKLDLKLIADVGLVGFPNVGKSTLISTVSNARPEIANYEFTTLTPKLGQVNIGDFESFIMADIPGIIGGASEGKGLGIQFLRHIERTKTLLFMIDLASYRDLKEQFETLKSEVASFSGILANSKYAVALTRVDIIAQEDVNDLVNGFLDLLGLQANEQSDFDFDELIPYYIQKTADETLGYDRTKPYFVAPISSATSKNIEALKYALFNLVHTDRKQ